In Streptomyces sp. P9-A4, the genomic window GGGTCGAGGGCGAGGTCGGTGGCGTCCCAGAGGGGATGCGCGTTCATGCGTGGGCTCCTTCCAGGACGGTGGTGGCGCGGGAGCGCAGCCACCAGTCGCGCATGCCCCACAGGACGAGCGCGCCGTAGATGACGTACACGAAGCCGGAGAAGGCGTAGCCGTTGGCGAAGTTCAGCGGGACGCCGACCAGGTCGACGAGCAGCCAGGCGAACCAGAACTCGACCATGCCGCGCGACTGGGCGTACATCGCGACGACGGTGCCGACGAAGATGTACGCGTCGGGCCACGGGTCCCAGGACAGCTCCGGGAAGGCGGTGAAGAGCAGCGCGACGGCGACGGTGCCGAGGGCGGCGGCGCCGACCAGGAGGCCGCGCTCGCGCCAGGTGGCGAAGCGGACCGCGATGGAGCCGTCCTGGGCGTTCTGACGGCCGCGGTTCCACTGCCACCAGCCCCAGGAGGCGACGAGCATGACGACGACCTGCTTGCCGGCGCTTCCCGTGAGGTGTCCGGCGGCGAAGGCGACGAAGAGGATGACGCCCGAGAGGAACTGGGCGGGCCAGGTCCATATGGACCGGCGCCAGCCGAGCGCGAGGGCGAGCAGCCCGATCGTGTTGCCGATCATGTCGGACCACTTGATGTGCTGGTCGAAGACGGTGAACGCCTCGGAGTTGAGCCAGTTCACTTCTCGTTCTCCTTGGCGTCGGTGCCGGCGGTGGGGCCCGCGTCGGTGCCGAGCAGTCGCTCGACGTACTTGGCGATGACGTCCACTTCGAGGTTGACCGGGTCGCCGGACTGCTTGATGCCGAGCGTGGTCAGGTCGAGCGTGGTGGGGATGAGGCTGATGGTGAACCAGTCGTCGGCGACCTCGACGACGGTGAGGCTGACGCCGTCGACCGTGATCGAGCCCTTCTCGACGACATACCGGGAGAGGTGGGCGGGCAGGCCGACCCTGACCAGTTCCCAGTGCTCGGACGGGGTCCGCTCCAGGATGGTGCCGGTGCCGTCGACGTGGCCCTGGACGATGTGTCCGCCGAGCCGGCCGCCGAGGGCCATGGGCCGCTCCAGGTTGACGCGGGAGCCGACTCCGAGGGCGCCGAGGCTGGACCGCTTGAGGGTCTCGGCCATGACGTCGGCGGTGAACTCGCCGTCGCCGAACTCGACGACCGTGAGACAGACACCGTTGACGGCGATGGAGTCGCCGTGCTGGGCGCCTTCCGTGACCAGGGGGCCGCGCAGCCGGAAGCGGGAGGCGTCCTC contains:
- a CDS encoding nicotinamide mononucleotide transporter family protein, with the translated sequence MNWLNSEAFTVFDQHIKWSDMIGNTIGLLALALGWRRSIWTWPAQFLSGVILFVAFAAGHLTGSAGKQVVVMLVASWGWWQWNRGRQNAQDGSIAVRFATWRERGLLVGAAALGTVAVALLFTAFPELSWDPWPDAYIFVGTVVAMYAQSRGMVEFWFAWLLVDLVGVPLNFANGYAFSGFVYVIYGALVLWGMRDWWLRSRATTVLEGAHA
- a CDS encoding riboflavin synthase — translated: MFTGIVEELGEVVAVEQLEDASRFRLRGPLVTEGAQHGDSIAVNGVCLTVVEFGDGEFTADVMAETLKRSSLGALGVGSRVNLERPMALGGRLGGHIVQGHVDGTGTILERTPSEHWELVRVGLPAHLSRYVVEKGSITVDGVSLTVVEVADDWFTISLIPTTLDLTTLGIKQSGDPVNLEVDVIAKYVERLLGTDAGPTAGTDAKENEK